ctagaaATAAGGTTTCTTTAATTGCTGGTTAAAATGCTCCCGtgcagaaaacaggaaagaaccTGCCTGGTTCCTTAGCAAATCTGAGTTCCAGTCCCAGGTCCACTACTATTAGCTGAGTGACGCTTCCAGCCCGTTTCCCCCGCCTGGAAACTGAGGACGGCAACCCCCACCCTCGCAGGGCCGGTGGGAAGACACAAAGTGATGTGGGCAAGTGCCAGGCCCACATGGTAAGTACCCAACTAATCTCGCCCCTCTCAGGACCTACCGGGGGCGGGTGCTACACTTAATCACCGGGAAACGCAGCTTTCCGGGGCGGCTGACGGCCCACCCCCTCCGACCGGGCTGTTCTCTCCCGGGCCCTGCCTCTCGGTCCTCTGCAGCGGGGAGGACTTCAGCAGCTCCCCGGGACGCCCGTTGCGAGGACACCCTGGGCCTGTGCCCTCCTACTAGCACCGCCCTCCTCGTCTGCAGTAGCCAATCAACACGAGGCTTGTAGGCTGCCGTTCCTCGATTGGCTACGGCTCTAGCTCCGCCCGCCGCACTTGGCGACGGTGTCCGGCGGGGAGGCGGCGGCTTCCGGTCTGGGACGGAGCTGTAGCGGCACTGTAACTGCGAGGGCAGCGCCGCGTGTGTAACGGCGGGGGCGTGTCGGCGGGAAGGACAATCGGGCCGGGACTCGCGGTGTCCGGGTGACCGCGGCTTCCCGGGAGCAGACCTCTGTGGGCACTGTGAGGCGGAACGGAGCGGCGGGGCAGGAGCTGTTCTGGGCAGGTGAAGGCAGGCTGGTGGCTGAAGGACCTCCTTCTTATCTTCCACAGGGGCTGGAAGTTAAAACCCCTGTTGGTGTttagtggtggtggttgttgttgttgtttgtttttgctttcttggtGTGCGGGACTGATTTGCAGAAACCGCCACTGACTTAAAAGTTTCCAGTTATTGCTCGTGGGGAGGGGGTTGTTTGAGAAGATGTGGCTCCCTTTATCCAGGGCTTCTGTGACCTCCATCTTTTTCCTCTGCAGCCTTCATCCCGCGTGGAGTCTACCCCCAAgcccttctcctcttcccaaTTCTTGTCACCTTCGAGGAGGCCATGGAAACCCCAACACCTTTGCCGCCTGTACCCGCCTCCCCGACCTGCAACCCAGCCCCACGGACAATCCAGATCGAGTTCCCACAGCATAGCTCGTCGCTGCTGGAATCTCTGAACCGCCACAGGCTAGAGGGAAAGTTCTGTGATGTGTCCCTCCTGGTGCAGGGCCGGGAACTTAGGGCTCATAAAGCAGTGTTAGCTGCTGCCTCTCCTTACTTCCATGACAAGCTGCTTCTGGGGGATGCGCCTCGTCTCACTCTACCGAGTGTCATTGAAGCCGATGCCTTCGAGGGGCTGCTCCAGCTCATTTATTCAGGGCGTCTCCGCCTGCCACTGGATGCTCTTCCTGCTCATCTCCTTGTGGCCAGTGGCCTTCAAATGTGGCAGGTAGTAGATCAGTGCTCAGAAATTCTTAGAGAATTAGAAACTTCAGGTGGTGGAATTTCAGCCCGTGGAGGAAACTCCTACCATGCCCTTCTTTCCACTACATCCTCTACAGGAGGCTGGTGCATTCGCTCTTCGCCTTTCCAGACCCCAGTACAGTCCTCTGCTTCTACTGAAAGCCCTGCTTCCACTGAGAGCCctgtgggaggggagggaagtgaACTGGGAGAAGTGCTGCAAATTCAggtggaagaagaagaggaggaggaggaagatgatgatgatgaggaccAGGGGTCAGCCACACTCTCTCAGACTCCTCAGCCCCAGAGAGTATCAGGGGTTTTTCCCCGTCCTCATGGACCCCACCCACTGCCCATGACTGCTACTCCCCGAAAGCTTCCAGAGGGTGAGAGTGCACCACTTGAGCTTCCTGCCCCTCCTGCACTGCCCCCCAAAATCTTCTACATTAAGCAGGAACCCTTCGAGCCTAAGGAGGAGATATCAGGAAGCGGAACTCAGCCTGGAGGAGCAAAGGAGGAAACCAAAGTGTTTTCTGGAGGGGACACTGAAGGGAATGGGGAGCTAGGGTTCTTGTTGCCTTCAGGGCCAGGGCCAACATCTGGGGGAGGGGGTCCATCCTGGAAACCAGTGGATCTTCATgggaatgaaatcctgtcagggggtggaggaCCTGGGGGAGCAGGCCAGGCCGTGCATGGGCCTGTGAAGCTAGGGGGGACACCCCCTGCAGATGGAAAacgctttggttgcctgtgtggGAAGCGGTTTGCAGTGAAGCCAAAGCGTGACCGGCACATCATGCTGACCTTCAGCCTTCGGCCTTTTGGCTGTGGCATCTGCAACAAGCGCTTCAAGCTGAAGCACCATCTGACAGAGCACATGAAGACCCATGCTGGAGCCCTGCATGCCTGTCCCCACTGTGGCCGTCGGTTCCGAGTCCATGCCTGTTTTCTCCGCCACCGGGACCTATGCAAGGGCCAGGGCTGGGCCACTGCCCACTGGACTTACAAGTGACTGCTGAGGCTATACACTAGCTTCTAGAACAAGATAACCACTGCTGCTGATGGATACTTTTCCCTCACTGCCATGGCACACCAGTCATGGATCTTGTAATCATGCCAAGAGAATAGATACATTATGGACCTCTTGTTCTTAGATATGGGCCTCTCAGCCTGGCAGATGTGGAAACTCAAATTTCTCGTCCCACTCCAGGTTTTGGCTAGCCAACCCTGCAGGAAAGTGGTTTATAGGCCATTCATACTTAAGTTGATCACTTGCCCATGGTGGACATTTTTGTGGTGGTGATGTCCATTAAGGAAACCAGATTTTCAATTATTTAGTGAGAGAAGAGTTAGAGCAAAAGACAGTGGTAAATGTTTTATTCCGTCTCCATGAGGAATTGAAGGAGTTGGTCTCCACCTAGAGATACATTTGATTTACAGCTTAAGTAATTCAGAGGCTAAGCTCTAAGCTTTTTTCTCTCATTGCTGGAATGATTTAAGCAGAAGTCCTtttgtgtacttttaaaattgtatctttCCAGGAGCCCCTCAGATTGTACCTTGCTTTCTCACCAATAGACACCTTCCCGACACTTTTTTAATGTTGTAGCTGAGCACTTTAACAAGTTGAGCATTCCATGTTTCATTCTTAGAACCTTCTTTAATAGAGGGTCTTCCCTCAACAGCCTGTGCCTCTGGTCTACCTTTGACCACCACTGATAACTAATATATTGGTCACAATGACTGGAATGTGACTAGTGATCTCAGGAGATGGCACTGTCCTAAAGTGCTGTCAGGGTGGCACCACTGCTCTCTGAACAACTTACCTTGGTCAGAGGGACTCAGGTTTGGGACAGCACAAGCTGAAGGCTGGAGAGTAACTTGCATAGTAGGACCATACCTCTTCCTTTCCCATCCCACCCACATATGATAGACAGCCCCTCTGTTGAGATATGGAGGGGACAGATACTGGAATCGGGGGTGGGACTTGcagttacttaaaattttttaataaactgtGCCCTGAAACCTAAACTGACAGTGGACTGGATTGAGTAATTTGTGTGGGAGAGAATGTGAGAATGGAGCTGCAGAGCCTTGGGTGTGTTCCTTAGGTGGCTAGGTTATGTTGATGGGGAAGGAATGGGATGGTATCACACCCATTCCTTGGATGGTGCCAAGAACACTCTTCTGGACTTAGGCCCTGACCTGCTACTTAATAACCTTCAGTAGGTTGccttactgttttgttttgttttgtttttttgagatagagtgtcactctgttgcccaggctggagtgcagtggcacaatcgcatgctcactgcaacctctgcctcccgggtccaagtgattctcctgcctcagcctcctgagtagctggggttatcaggcatccgccaccatgcctggctaagttttttgtatttttagtagagacggggtttcaccgtgttagccaggatggtctggatctcctgacctcatgatccgcctgcctcagccttccaaagtgctgggattacaggcatgagccactgcacctggcctgccttaCGTTTTAAAATCTGAACTAgtactttttttggtagagtggTGTGGAACACCTAACtggttctgttttcctttttaaaagaggTTGGTTcacttatctttttattattatttatttattttttgagacggagtcttgctctgtcgcctaggctggtgtacagtgacgtgatcttggctcactgcaaccttcacctcctgggttcaagcgattctcctgcctaagcctcccaagtagctgggactacaggtgtgtgccaccacgcctggctaattttgtatttttaggagagatggggttttagcatgttggccagtctggtcttgaactcctgacctcaggtgatccacccacctgggcctcccaaagtgctgggattacaggcctgagccactgcacccagtctattattattttagagacaaggtctcactatgttgcccaggctggtctcgaactcccaagctcaagtgatacttctgcctcagccgcccaaagtgctgggattccaggcatgagccaccgcacctggctggttCACATGATCTTTATAATATTCCCCAACTTCCTGTGTTCTCTGTGTTTGGTTGGTTGTTCTACAAACATTCAGTGCAAAGCACTATGCTAGACCCTGATTAATACACTGCCCTTAAAGGGTTCACAGGTATTACCAAAGATAGACAAGCCATTACAACGTGATAGGATAAGTTGATGATAGTGGGCAGTACAAACCACTTGAATGGCACAAAGAAAGCTAAGTAAAGACCTTCTCTAGGTCAGCAGAGGTTTCACAAACACAGCTTCCATGTGCCACAGTGTGGTCATGGGTGTGGGTGGCTGAACTGACACGGAGATGGTAAACAGAGGAGTCGAACTGAGAAGTATAGGGCCAGGGGTGATAGCCTTCCCCAAAGTTTGTTTCTGAAAGTTATGAGGTATGGCACTCAGAAGGGTCTGAAAAATGTGACTGTGGCTAAGAAGGTAAATTCTAGCTGGGATTTGACAGCGTCTCAAAAGAGCCATGCCATGATCCCATCCCCATGATAAGGACTGTGAACTTATTGGGAAAGGGGATGAAGAGGGGTCAACCTGTCTTGGATCTGCTATAATCCCATCCATCAGCTATTCTTGACACATATTCTATGGGTGGCTATATCCATTGGCCAAGATCCTTTGGCTTCAAGCACTGGAAGCTGGCTCTGGCTAACCTCACCAGACAAGGAATTTATGGCAGGATGTGGGGTGGCTCTTGGAATTCAAAGAAGGGCCAAAGGACCAGCCATCAGAAGGATAAGACCTGGGTCAGCGTTGGGGGTCCATGGCGCAGGAACTCCAAGGCATACAGTTTGGGATGATGACTCATTCTTGTTTCTTGTGTCACTCATCTCAAGATAAAATTTCCCAGGGAAAGAACTCTAAGCCTCATGACCACCCTCTGGTCAGAGCACCTTGATCATATAGTCCATCAAGATGGCAACAAAGTGGGCATGGAATCCTCAAAAGCAATCGAAGTCCTAGGACAGAAGAGAATGGGTTCTGGCCAGCCCACAGCAACAGAGACACACACCGGACGATCTCCATATGTTACACATTTTGGGATCCCAAAGCCTCAGGTATACTTGCTACTTAGTGGGTGTTCAAGATACGCTGAAGCTGCCCAACTTCCACCTCTGCCCGCTGGACTTAAGGCAGAAttgtttcttccctctccttAATCCCCATGACACTTTGTCCTTACTTGTATCAAAGCAATTAAAATAGCTTGTtagagtttttcttcttttgtttttaggtaTTATACAGAAAACAAGTGCTGAAATTAAAGATTTTGGTTTAAACAAATAAACTTGTTacctctctgcctctgtccttcAGAAGATGCAGTGGAGGAGATGTCCAATCTAGTGTCAAAGGATAGCCCCATTCCCAGAGCCTTTGCTCTTTTAATTATCACTTCTCTCCTTTATctttcccctctctgtctctgtagtTCATTACATTTAACCATGCTCACAGGGTAGTGAGaattaattaatacatgtaaaatactt
This Homo sapiens chromosome 6 genomic scaffold, GRCh38.p14 alternate locus group ALT_REF_LOCI_7 HSCHR6_MHC_SSTO_CTG1 DNA region includes the following protein-coding sequences:
- the ZBTB9 gene encoding zinc finger and BTB domain-containing protein 9, with the protein product METPTPLPPVPASPTCNPAPRTIQIEFPQHSSSLLESLNRHRLEGKFCDVSLLVQGRELRAHKAVLAAASPYFHDKLLLGDAPRLTLPSVIEADAFEGLLQLIYSGRLRLPLDALPAHLLVASGLQMWQVVDQCSEILRELETSGGGISARGGNSYHALLSTTSSTGGWCIRSSPFQTPVQSSASTESPASTESPVGGEGSELGEVLQIQVEEEEEEEEDDDDEDQGSATLSQTPQPQRVSGVFPRPHGPHPLPMTATPRKLPEGESAPLELPAPPALPPKIFYIKQEPFEPKEEISGSGTQPGGAKEETKVFSGGDTEGNGELGFLLPSGPGPTSGGGGPSWKPVDLHGNEILSGGGGPGGAGQAVHGPVKLGGTPPADGKRFGCLCGKRFAVKPKRDRHIMLTFSLRPFGCGICNKRFKLKHHLTEHMKTHAGALHACPHCGRRFRVHACFLRHRDLCKGQGWATAHWTYK